The genomic DNA TTCTAGTAAATGCAGTCTGTGTTGTTGagcttcaaaaaaaaaaaatccaactagATTAATGTTTGATGAGTAAAATCTGCAGTGTTGGTTAGACTTTTGATAACTGAACAAGTTAACCCAAAATATTTGTATTAAATTTCTTAAATCATTTACGGTGTATCTCAAGTAAAGGAAAAGTTTTCTGCCAACTCAACATTTTTAGCTTTGAACATGTTTTGTCTACTAAATGGCCTCTCAGCCCCAAAACCTGTTAAACGTGTTCCTTACCTAGTATGCATTGAGCccttgtatttgttttttacatctttGCAATCTTTGCTTTGGGATGGCAACCACTGGATCAAAtgatgtcttttttattttctatgctGATGATGCTAAAATTTACATCACAGATAAAGATGGACATGAGTTGATTGCTCAGATGAGAGCAGTGTTTAAGTTAAGATTGACTACTGGTTCAAGTGCAATAAATGATctcataatgtaaaaaaaatgtgcatacatAATCTTCAATCCAAAATGTAAAACTCTGTTAGGTAATATCCAGCCATAGATAATAATGTGCTTGAACATGTTTCATATGTTAAGTTTTTAAGTGTTCTTATCAATGACAAGCTCAACTGGACTAAGTACATATTATATGTCCAAAAAATTAgctaaaattattgatttttttatgacacGTAAGACACATCTTGTCAAGAAAAAATCATTGCAGATCTTTATTACAGTATGATTTATCCTTTCATTTCTCACAGTAATATCGTATGGGCTACCATGTATAAAACTAATCTCCAGTCCATTTTTCTATTGCAAAAGAAATTATGATAGTCATAAACCTACTCAAAGTGGTATGCTTAAACTGCTCAAGAacaagaactaaagaactataAATTATGCCACTTTCCTATGAATACCCCCCCTCTCTTTCCCAgtgtcccagtttttttttttttcaggcgtTATACACCCCAACCTCATTCGGGGTTCTCCTGAATGAGTTACTGTTGTGGACCTGTGCCGTGTGCTCCATCACCCTTGACACCGGACGATCAGCCATCCTCAAGCTGTTTGGTCTTGCATTGTCAGGCCTCAGCATAGCCACACGGGATGAGGTGTCGCTGTATTGAGAGTTGGTGGTGTACGGCATATAGGAGTAGTAGGAGGGTGTGGGTTTCTCCTCCTCCCCACAGACAAGGCACATCAGGATACCACCAAGCAGGAGCAGCACAGATGAGGCAAAGCCAATGTAGACAGAGGAACCCACCTCTCTCTTCATGGCTGGCGCCACAAAGGGGTCATTGGCAACAGAAATGGTTGCCGCAGCTGACCAGCTGACTGAAATCAGGCACAGGATGCCTGCCAGGATACACAGAACGCCACCAACAAGACATGCCTGCAACAAAAAGGTTCTTAATCAGTTTGTCTATGACTTCTTTCTTTTATACctcatttaaaaatctattcATAGCCTTAGGTTGGATTATAAGaccttttttttcagaaattgttTTCGAAGTGTCTTGTTTAGACCACAAATATCCAGAATTTTagttaaaacacaaacagaaaattattttatggataaaatttttaaattagCATTGTCAGGTTCTTATGTACATACATGGCATTTCAACTACCTATCTTTGATATTTCCCAGTAAACCTTTAAGAATGTATCCTCTCTATACAGTGGCCTATTTTCCACaattaaagtaaagaaaatgaaagttaTTTTGCATCAGGGAATTATGGAGGTTATAGACCTAAAATACCTTGTTTTGGGAATGTTTCAAGGTGAAAGGCCtcttaaaagtgaaaatacatttaatctaaaatgATCTGTCTTTATCTTAAtcttcaagacagtctggctgcagaccgttcatctctgaCGGCCATTTTCACGTCTGTTCATCATGAAATACttactaaaatgttttaaaataaatcagatcAAAGTTCTGTTTAGGTTTAAGTTAACGGTTAGGATACCGAAAGATACCAGCAAAACCTGATTATAAAATGTATatctagaaaagcactcggagagcgcagacctccaccattagccctatctcccaatagtaaagaatcctttaaaaatttgtGGATCCAgagagtgatctggatcactcccaaaatctaatcagttcttgcttatgccatttctgccatttcctgaaaatttcatcaaaatctgtccataagtttttgagttatgttcctaacaaacaaacaaacaaacaaaccctcccgattacataacctccttggcgaag from Cheilinus undulatus linkage group 12, ASM1832078v1, whole genome shotgun sequence includes the following:
- the LOC121519225 gene encoding claudin-4-like, which gives rise to MGGQGKQIGGLALALMGVLGVCVTCGLPMWRETSFVGANIVTAQSVWDGLWFHCILQATGQMQCRRHNSYVTMTSDLEAGRALTLISIIAGFLGFIITLLGGGVVNCSGAPQDPYESPSSISSKKKVTFLLQACLVGGVLCILAGILCLISVSWSAAATISVANDPFVAPAMKREVGSSVYIGFASSVLLLLGGILMCLVCGEEEKPTPSYYSYMPYTTNSQYSDTSSRVAMLRPDNARPNSLRMADRPVSRVMEHTAQVHNSNSFRRTPNEVGVYNA